In the Armatimonadota bacterium genome, ATGAAGGCGACGTCGGCGCCCGCGCGGCGGTAGGCCTCGGCCTCGAACGGGAACACGGCCAGCAGCCGTGCTCCCAGCCGCGCGACGCGCGCCGCGCGTCGGCCGCGGCGGATCGCCACCATGGGCGGGAGGTAGTAGACGACCGGGCACAGGCCGCGCACGCGGGCCAGCAACGCCAGGTTGAACCCGGGGAAGTCGATGGGGACGAGCACGTCGGGCGGCGCTGCGCGCAGCCACGCCGTCAGGTCACCCAGCCGACGCGCGAACGCCGGCAGGTCGCGGGCCACCTCCAGCCAGCCGATCCGTCCCCAGGCGCTGCTGTCGGCCACGAGGCGCACACCGGCGGCAGCCATACGGTGCCCGCCCACGCCCTCCAGCCGCACGGCCGGCTCGCGGGCGCGCAACGCCCGCGCCAGGGCCGCGCCCTGGACGTCGCCGGAGACCTCGCCGGCGACGAGCACGATCCGCGGGCCCCAGGCCTCCCCCTGCGCGCGCTGTCTCGACTGACCCGTTGGCGGTCCGGACGACGCGCCCGGACCCGCGCCGGATCGGCTACCCGTCATGCACCGGCGTGCCCAGCGGGGGCACGTCGGCGGCCACTACGGTGATGCCCGCGGCCTCCGCGTCCGCCAGCATGCGCTCCCGTTCCAGCAGGAGCGTGCGTCGCGCGTCGATGCCCAGCACCCGCGCGCCGACCTCACGCATGGCGGCGATGGTACCCGGCCCCACGGCCGGGATGTCGAAGCGGGGATCCTGGTGGTTGCGGCTCGCCTTCACCACCACGGCCTCACGGGCCATGGCGCCCCCGCGCCGCACCGTCGCGTCGGTGCCCTCGGCGGCTTCGACGGCGAGGATGACGCCGCGCCGCACCACCACCGTCTGCCCCACGTCGAGGTCGGCCAGGCGACGGGCCACCGCACGGCCAAAGGTCAGGTCGGCCAGCTCCTCGGGCGTCGGGGGGCGCGCCGTCAACAGCCCCGGCGGCGCCAGCAGGTCGCCGACGAAGCGCGTCTGCTCCACCAGCGCCATCCCCAGCTCCGCCAGCAGCGCGGCCAGCCGCTCGAGCATCGGGACGTCCCGGCGGTCGGCATGCCCGCGCATCACCGCGTCGTGCAGCTCGTCGCCCTGCACCAGCAGGTTGGCGCGCGCGAACCGCCCGGCCACCAGCACCTCGCGCACGTCGTGCGCCCGCAGCGTCTCCAGCACCTCGCGCAGCGCGCCGGGCGTGCACCGCCGGTAGTGGTCGGCCAGGGCGGGCAGCGTCGCCGACGGCTCGCCCACCTGCACGCAGACCAGCCGCAGCCCGCGCGCCTTCACCGCCGCCGCGATCACCTCGGGCAGCGCGCCCGCGCCGGCCAGCAGGCCTACCATGCCGTCTCGCCCGGGTGCCACCGCACGATCCCCCGCTTGCGCGCCCTGGCGGCGCGGATGAACTCCACGAAGTGCCGGACCGGCTGGCTCGCCGCGGCCTCAGACTCCAGGGCTGCCAGGGCGTCGTCCATCGACAGCCCCGACTGGAAGAAGACGCGAAACGCCCGCCGCAGCGCCATGCGGTCCGCGGGCGGGATGCCGTGGCGCTGGAGGCCCACCACGTTGAGGCCGACCGCTCGCGTGCGCAGCCCCGCCACCATGACGTAGGGGGGCACGTCCTGGCGTACGGCCGTCATCCCCGCCACCATCGCCAGCCGGCCCAGGTGCACGAACTGGTGCACGCCGGACATGCCGCCGATGTAGGCGTCGCGGTCGACGCACACCCACCCGCCCAGCTGCGTCCCGCTCACGATCACCACGCCGTCGCCGACCGCGCAGTTGTGGCTGATCTTCACGCCCGACATCACGTAGGTGCCGTTGCCGATCCGCGTCTCGTGGCCCTCGCCCGTGGCGCGGTCGACGCTGGCGAACTCACTGAAGACGTTGTCGTCGCCGATCACCACCCTGGTGCGCTCCCCGCGCCACGCGCGGTCCTGGGGCCGCCCCCCGATCACCACGTGCGCGGCGAAGACGTTGTTGCGGCCGATGGTCACGCCGTCGTGGATGACGACGTGGGGCCCGATCACGGTGCCCGCGCCCACCGTGACGTCGGCACCGATCACCGCATACGGCCCGACCTCGACGCCGTCGTCGAGCCGGGCGTGCGGGTGCACGACGGCCGTGGGATGAATCCGGGGGCCGCGGGCCGCGCGGTCGGGCTGCACCACGTCAGGCGCCGTCCCTGCCGTCGCCGGCCCCCAGCTGGTGCGCGATGGCCCGCGCCAGGGCGATGTGCAGGCTGTGCCCGGCACGCACCGCCAGGATCTGCGCCCGCAGCGGCCGCCCCAGCAGCGAGAGATCGCCCAGCGCGTCGAGGATCTTGTGGCGGGCCATCTCGTTGGGGAACCGCGGCTCGTTGATGAACCCCTCGACCCCGATCACCAGCGCCGTGGCCAGCGAGGCGCCCCGCGCCAGCCCCCGGGCGCGGAGCTGCTCGGCCTCGGCCAGCAGGCCCCAGGTGCGTGCCGGCGCGATGGTGGTCGCGTAGTCGTCGCGGTCGGCGTCGAACTCCGCCATCTGCGGTGCCAGCGCGACCCCGTTGGCGGTCGCCACGTAGGTGACCTGCAGCCGCGGCGCCGGCAGCGCGACGATGACGCTCGGCCCGCCACCGACCCAGACCGGCGCGGTGAGCTCGATGGGCGCCCGCCCGGCGGCCTGCTCGACGGCCCCGGCGCGCGCCAGGGCCTCCACGAAGATCTGCGCGCTGCCATCGCCGCAGGGCAGTTCCTCGCCTTCCACTTCCACCGCCAGGTTGTCGATGCCAAGCCCACACGCGGCCGAGAGCAGATGCTCGACCGTGGCCACCGGCGTCTGGCGACCCAGCACGACGCCGCGATCGGTGGCCACGACCTCGCCCAGGCGCGCGGGGATCACCGGCGCGCCGGGCACGTCGGCTCTCCGGAAGGTCACCCCGTGGTTGGCGGGCGCGGGCAGCAGGCGGGCGGTGACGGACGCCCCGGTGTGCAGCCCGGTGCCCGCCACCGTCACGGGCCGCGCGATGGTCCGTTGCACACCCGCGCCGATCATCGGGGCCGCACCGACAGCCGCACCGGGTAGAACGATCCCGCCACCGGCATGGTCACCACGGTCAGGTCGCGCGTCTCACCCGCGGGCACGACGAACGTCGCCACCGCGCGGTCGACGCCGGGCGCGAGCAGACCGGCGTCGGTCATGGTCCCGTCGATCACGAACAGCCCCCGCGCCGGGCCTCCCGCGGCATTCGCCACGAGGGCCACGGGCACCTCGGCCGCGGTGGGGTTGTGGAGGCGCAGCCGGATGCGGTAGAGGACGCCGTAGTCGCCGACCAGCGCCTCGCCCGTGCGCACGTCCTTGAGGTCGGCCATGATCCCCAGCTCGGCGACGTCGGCCGGGCGGTCGGCGCGTACCTCCCGTGCGACGTCGACCACGGTGCCAGGAAACGTGCCGCGTGGATGCGGGAACGCATACGGCCCCAGGTCGGTGGTGACCGTGCGGTCCAACAGCCAGGGGAGCCGCACCGCCACCCGCAGGCCCACCGGTCCACCGTCGACCACCTGGAACTGCATGATGCCCGACACCAGGGCCCGCGGCGGCAGCGTGTAGGCGGTGAAGGTGGTGGCCTGCTGCGCCGGCACCTCGACCAGGTACCCCTGCCCGCTGCCCAGCGCGGTCAGGAACCGGCCGGTAGCCATCGCCCCGACCTGCAGGGGGTCGGGTGCCGGACCGGCGTGCCCGCTGAGGTAGTGGACGCGGGCCCATCCCGGGCCGGCGTTGCTCAGGGTGATGCTGAGGATGCGGGCGCGCTCCGTCCCGTTCATGTGGTGGTAGAGCAGGCGCGCGCCCCGGCGGGGCTGCAGCGTCTCCTCGAAGAGCAGGCCGTTGCCGTCGATCGTCTCGGGGCGGTTGCTGACCAACAGGACGTCGGGGTCGCGCAGCGGCAGGGGCGCGTTGCGCACGGTGATGGCCACGCGCCGATCCACCGGGCCCGCATAGGGGCTGCGCACGCTGACCGGCACGTGCACCGTGACGGCGGCGCCGACCTCCAGCGGCGTGTCCACCGGAATCGTGGACCAGCGCACCACGGCACCGGCGGTACGCACCACCGCGGCCTCCAGCCAGCGCCGCACGGCCTCATGGACGATCGCCGCGGGGGCGGGTGTTCCGGTCACGACCACCTCGGCCTCGGGCGGAATGCGGCCGGCCGGCGGCCGCACCGAGACCGGCACGCTGGTCTGGTAGGGCCCCAGCCGCACCCGCACCGTGGTGGCGCCCAGGGCGTGGCCGCGCAGCGTGACGGCCTCGCGTGTCGCCTCGACGCTGACGACACGCCGGTTCGCCGGCGTCGCCGAGAGCGGGCCGGGGACGACGGTCTGGACACGGAGGGTGGCCGTACCGTCCGGCGAGAGCACGACGCTCGTGGGGGTCACCGTCAGCGGGGGAATCGCCAGGGCCTCCCGCAGCCGCGCCGCCCACAGCGCAGCCAGCGTCGCCGGGTCGGTCCCGGCCCGCTGCGCGTCGCGCGCGCTGGCGATCAGCACGACCTGGCCATCGACGAGGAGCGCCGCCGACCCGCGACGCGCCCGCACCCTCACGGCCGCGGGCGGTGGTAGCGGTCGGCGCAGAGTCCGCACCGCCGCGCTGACGCGCGCCCATGCCCCTGGCCCGTCCAGACGCGCCACGGCGAGCTCCCGCACGCGCAGCTCGGCCGCCCGCCCGTCCGTCGAGGCACGCCAGGCGACGACCTCGCCCGGCAACCACGACGTGTGATCGACGGCCTGCGCGGGACAACCCGTGGCGAGCACCAGCGCACCGGCTACCATCCACGGGTGCCACCGCCTCATGGCGCCTGCGGCCCGCGGCCGGCGGCGTCCGCTGCCGCCAGTTTGGCTTCCAAGGCCGCCACCCGCTCCAGCAGCTCGGGCAGGCGGCGCAGCGCAGCCTGCAGGCGCAGCTCCTCGCGGTGGTCGCGGGCCGGATACCCGGACACCGTGGCACCCGACGGCACGTCCCGCGTCACGCCCGCCTTCCCCCCAACGCGGGCGGCAGCACCGATCGTGACGTGGTCGCTGACGCCGACCTGCCCGGCCAGCACCGCACCGGCACCGATGGTGACGCTGCCCGAGATCCCGACCTGCGCCACGATGAGGCACCCCGGGCCGATGGTGACGTTGTGCCCGATCTGCACGAGGTTGTCGATCTTGGTGCCGCGGCCGATCCGGGTCTCGCCGAGCGTGGCGCGGTCGACGCAGGTGTTCGCGCCGATCTCCACGTCGTCTTCGACGACCACGCGCCCGAGGTGGGGGATCTTGAGGGCCCCCTCCTCGGCGGCGGCGTACCCGAAGCCGTCGGCCCCCAGCACGGCACCCGCGTGCACGACCACCCGGTCGCCCAGCACAGCACGCGGGTAGAGCACCACGCCGGGGTAGAGCACGCAGTCGGCGCCGATCTCCGCCTGCGCCCCCACCACCACTCCTGCATGCAGCACCGTGCGCGGACCGATCCGGACGCCCGGCTCGATGGCCACGAAGGGACCCACCGTGACATCCGCGCCCAGGCGGACGTCGGGGGCGATCACCGCGGTGGGGTGCACGCCCCGACCCACCGCCGGTACCGGCGCGAACGCCGCCAGCACCCGGGCGAACGCCGCGCGGATGTTGGCGGCGCGCAGGGCCGGCTTGCGCACCGGCGGCGCGTCGGCGGCGACGAGCAGCGCGCCCGCCGCCGACGCCTCGGCGTCGGGCAGCCGGCGGAGGTCGGCAACGTACACCAGCGCCGCGGGATGCGCGTGGGCCAGCTCGGTGACGGCGTCGATCTCGACGTCGCCCGGGCCGGACAGCTCCGCGCGCGCCAGGCGGGCGAGGTCAGCGAGCTTCATGGACGGCCCCGGCTACTTGAGCCGGTCGATGACCTCCTGGGTGATGTCGACCGTGGCCCCGGGCTGGCTGTAGATGACCGGGCCTTTCACGATCACCCCGCGCAGCCGCTTCTCGCGGACGATCTGCTGGATGACGTCGCGGATCGCCCGGTTGAGGTCCTCCTCGAGTTGGGCCCGCAACGCCTGCAGCTCCCTGATGTACTGCGCCCGCCGGGCCTCGAGGTCCTCCCGCGGCAGCTGCCGCGCCAGCAGCTGCAGGTCGGTGGTCATGGCGCGCTCCCGCTCGTCCAGTTCCCGCTGGTAGCGCAGCGCGAGCGCGCTCTCCGCCAGCAGCCGCCGGGTCTCCACGAGGCCCACGCGGCCGGCCGTGCACCCCGCGACCAGCACCGCCACCACCAGGCCTGCGGCCAGCACCCCGCCGCGCGCCAGCACGCCCCGGGCCCGCATGCGGTCACGCCCCCTGCCGCTCATGGGCGGCGCAGCCGGGCGACCACCGCCTGGGTGAGGTCGACCGCACGCACGTTGGCTACCGCGCGCGTGAGCACCACGTCGACCTTCTGCTCCTGCGCCACGGTGGCCACTTCGATCTGGATCTCGGCCAGCATGGTGCCTTCCAGGCGGAGCCGCTCCTGGTGCACGGCCTCGAGCTCCGCCTGCAGCCGCGCGCCCTCGGCACGCAGCTGCTTTGCGTACTGCTCCTGGGCTGCCCGGAGCTGAGCCTCGTTGCCGCCGACCAGCAGGCGGCGTCGCTCTTCCACCGCCTGCCGGAGCAGCCGGTCGCGCTCCCTGACCGCCTCCTCCAGCGCGGCCCGCAGTTCGGCCTGCCGCGCCTCGATCTGCCGACGGCCCTCCTCCTCCGCTGCGGCCACCAGCGCTTGAAACCGCGCCTCGGCTTCGGCGGTCTTGGCCTTCTGGAACTCCTCCAGCTGCTGCTCCAGAGCCCGGGCGCGGGCGCGGATCTTCTCGTCCCGCTCCTTGGTCAGGCGATCGGCCTCGGCGGCGATCCGCTTGGCCTCTTCCTCGTTGGTGAGGCCCACCACGTCCGCCTTGAGCCGCAGGTTGAGCAGGGGGATGCGGTACTCGGCCATGGTCTGGACCTCGAACCGCTCGAGCTCCCGCTGCATCTCGTCGCGTTTGGCCTCCACCGCCTTCCGCAGCTCGTCGTTGATGCGCCGGTGCTGCTCCGCCAGCTTCGCTTCCTGCGCGGCCTTCACCTCGGCCGCGAACGCCTCGAGGCGCTGGCGGGCCTGCTCTTCCATGGCCTGCAACTCCGCACGGTAGCCGGCGGCCAGGCGGTCCGCCTCGGCCTGCAGCTCGGGGCGCACGTCGCGCAACGGCACCGGGGGCGGTGGCGGCGGCGTGGCCAGACGGATCTGGAGGGCCTCGATCTTCTTCACCAGGGCCTCCAGCTGCGGCCAGCGGCGGTGCGCACGCAGCGCGGCGTGGAGGTCGACGACCCCGACCACCGGCGCCGCCGGCACGGGCCGCTCGACCACGGGCGACGGCGGCTGGGGGACCGGTGCACGTGCGCCGGGACGCTGGCAGCCAGCAACCGCCAGCGCCGCGAGCCCGGCCGCGACGAGCACCGCGCGGCGCGCCATTACCTCCCCCTGATCTGTTTGATGACCGCGTCGGTGAGGTCGGTGCCGCCGTAGAGCACGACCGAGCGGTCCAGCACGACGGTCACCCCGGCCTGCTTGGCGACGACCTCCACCGCGGCCCGCAGCTCACGGTCCAACCCCCCCAGCAGCTCGTTCCGCTTCTCGAGGATCTGCTGCTGCAGCTGGCGGTCGAGCTCCTGGCGCTGGAACGCCGTCATGCCCTTGCTGCGCTCCTGAAACTCCCGTTGCTTCGCCGCGAAGAACTCCTGCAGCGCACGCTCGGAGCTGGCCTTGCGCGGATGGTTGTCCAGCGCCCGCTGCATGTCGACGTACCCGACGGTGAACGCCTGGCCCAGCGCGGGCGTGCGCTGGAGCACCAGGCCCACGGCGACGATGGCGATGACCGCCACGCCGGCCGCCACCGCCACCTTCCGCGCGTCGATTCGCATGACTCGCCCTCCTTCCGCCGGTGCGGTCGCACCGCACGCTCATTGTACCGTACCCGGGATCGCCCTCGGGCGCCATGCGACCCGATCTCCCGGGCTACAGGTTCGTGACCAGTCGCACCCATACGTCGCCCCGGGAGGTGGCGACGGCTTCCCACGAGACGAACTCGGTGAGCCGGTAGGACAGCGTCGTCTCCACCAGGCTCGCGCGCGCGAAGTGCCCTGCCCGGACCTCGAGATCCGGCGAGAACCGGTACTGCAGGAACGTCTCGGTGTCCTCGCCGTCCAGCCGCGTGCGCACGCCGACGGTGACGCTGCTGCCCAGGGCAAGGCGCACGCCCACGGCCCAGCGCCACGCCAGGTTGGAGGGGATCAGCGTCAGGTCGACGAACGGCTCCAGACCGCCGAACGCCCGTCCCAGCTGGGCGCGCACGTCGGGCACCGGCGCGTGCGTGCCCAGGTTGAGCCTGGCCTCCAGTCGCCCGCGGTACAGCGTCGAGTCGGCGATCACGGTGATGCGCGTCACGTCTCCGACCTGCACCTGCGGCCGCGCCACGATGCCGTAGTCCGTCGCCGGCCGGTAGGCGGCGAGACGGGCCGCCAGCAGGCGCTCCAGGTCGCTCCGATGGGTGCTGGCGAACGCCACGGGCAGGCCGCGCAACGGCTCGGCCATCGAGATCACCTGCGGCGTGTGCTGGTGCAACAGCCAGTAGGGGATCGAGGACGACCGGAAGCGCACCCCGATGTCGCGCACGACGCGCGCATCGCGCACGGTCACGGTGAGCACCAGCCGGGGCGGGGCGCCCTCGACGCGGCCGGCCGCGGTGAACCCCGGGAGGGTGCGCTCGACGACGGCCGCGACCTCCTGCGCGACCAGCGGCGCCGCCCACTCCAGGGCCGCCTGGGGCAGGCGCGCGGTGACCGCGGCCGCCTCCGGCAGCGCCGGGGCCAGCGCACGGTCCACCAGCGGCTGCACCTCGGCGTGGACGCCCGCGTACATCACCTGCACCGGCAGGGCGCCGAGCAGCGGCGCCTGGGGCTCGAGGCCCACGAGCACCGCCGTGGTGCCACCGGGCTGCAGGCTCACCGCGCGGACCCGGTACCCGGTGACGACCCGGTCGATGACCTCGCGCAACACGCCTGCGAAGGTCTCCTGCTGCGCCGCCACCAGGGCACTGTCACGGCCAAGCAGCAGCCGCTCGGCCGCGGTGCGCGCCACCTCGTGGAGGCGGCGGCCGACCATAGGCGCGGGATCGCCCCCGGCCACCACCACGCGCACCTCGACCTGCTGGACAGGCTGGGCCCACGCCGCCGGGGCAGCGAGGCCAAGGGTCGCGGCGGTCAGCAGCACCGCACCCGCGCGGCGCAGGCGCGCGCGTCTCAGAATGGCGCCCCGATCGTCAGCCAGGTCTGCCGCCCTCCCTGCGTATTCACCGCGTAGTCGATGCGGATCGGTCCGACCGCCGTGTTGACCATCACGGCCGCACCGTAGCCCACGCCGCCCGCGCCCGCCGCCGCCGGCGCGGCGCCGGCGTCGACGTAGAGCGCGCCGGTGAACTCCCGCAGTTGCCGCAGGAAGGTGCCCAGGGGCAGACGGTACTCGAGGTTCACCAGCGCCTGGCTATCGCCCCGGAACTGCCCGTAGCCGAACGCGCGCAACGTCGACGGCCCTCCCAGCAGGAACTGCTCCTGGAGGGGCAGCGTCCCGTGGCTCCACCCGCCCAGCGCGCGGCCCACCAGCACGCCGGGCCCCAGGCGGAAGTACCGCGTGTACTCGGCGGTGTACTTGCCGAACCCGAAGTCGCCGCCCAGCGCGGGAATCCCCAGCTCCAGCGTCAACGCCAGGCGATCGCCCCGCGTGGGATTCAACCGGTTGTCACGGCGGTCGCGCGCACCCGACAGCGCCAGCGCGATCGTCCGGCCCGGCGTCAGCAGCGAGGGCGGCGTGCACGGATCGGGCGGACAGGTGTCAGTGGCCTGCTTGGGCAGGGGGGTGATGTCCACCTTCTCCGACCGCAGCCGCAGCGTCAGCAGCGTCTGCGGGTCCACGGGGCGGGTGAAGGTGAGGCTGCTGCCCAGGCGATCCAGCTGGAAGCGCGAGAAGATGCTCGTGCCGCTGTACTCGAGCTCGATGGTCGATGCCTGGTAGAGGGCGACTTCCATGGAGGTGGGCCGGGCGTCCAGGTGCGGTTCGCGGAAGATCAGGGCGAAGTTGGTGCCGGCGGGACTGGTCAACGGGACGTTCCGCTCGCCCAGCCCGCGCTCCAGGCGCAGCGTCACCGACTGGTTGCGCCCTTTCCAGTTCTTCTCGGAGTACTCCACGAGCCCCACGATGCCCGTGCGGTCGCTGTAGCCGACGCCGAACCGGGCCTGCTGCGTGCGCTGCTCCTTGACCTCGATCTCGACGACCACCGCGTCAGGCGTGCTGCCCGGCCGCGGCCGCGCCTGCACGCTCTCGAACAGCTCGAGGTTGAACAGCCGCTGCAGGTCCTTGTTCAGGTCGTTGACGTTGAACACCACGCCGGGCCGGACCAGCGCCCCGCGCTCGACGACGAAGCGCTGCGTCTTGACCAGCCCCTTGTACTCGATCGCCTCGACCTTGCCTTCGGCGATGCGCAGGCGCAGCCGCCCTGCCCCGTTGCCCGCCACGTCGATGTCGGCCACGCGGGCCAGGACGTATCCCCGTTCCTCGTAGAGCCGCTCGATGCGGCGCGCGCCGTCGCGCAGCCGGACGATGTTCAGGACCTGGCCGGTGGGCACGTCGAGCGCCCGGAGCAGCTCGGGCGTGGGCACCACGGTGTGGCCCTCGATGGTGACGCTCTCGACGACCGGGTTCTCCACCACCAGGAACGCCACGCGCACGCCGTCTGCCGCGGGCTCCACCCGCACGTTGGCGTCCGCAAACCACCCCGTGGCGACCAGCGCCGCCACGTCGGCGCGCAGGCGCTCGTCGGAGAGCAGCTCGCCCACGCGGACGCCGATCGAGTCCATCACCACGGACAGGGGCACGTGCTCCAGCCCCCGCACCACCACCTCGACGATGCGTGGCTGCGGCGTCGGACTCGGCACTGGCGTGGGGCTGGGTGCCGGTGCAGGACCCGGTGCGGGCGTGACGCCGGGTGCCGGTGTGGTGCCCGGTGTCGGGGTGGGACGCGGCGCCGGAGACGGCGTCGGCACGGCCGGGGGCGATGGCGCAGGCGCAGGGCTCGGCCCGGGCGTCGGTGTCGAGCCCGGCGAGGGCACCGGGCCTGGCGCGGGCGGCTGTTGCGCGGCGAGTGGACCCGAGAGCGCCACGAGCGCCAGACAGCCCAGGATCAGTCCAGTGGTCTGCAGAACGGCGATGCGACGTGGACGGCGGCTGGGCAATCCAAACCTCCTCGACGACGGAGCGCGTGTGCACCCGCCCGCATGTCCCGGGGATTCACCGCGTCACGCTGCGCGCGTGGCGCCGCGGCGGGCGCGCACCGGCCCAGCGTACCACCCTCGACTCACCGCCCGCAAGCGGATCTGGAGCGTGGGTTACTGATCGACCGTCCGGCGCAGCGACCGCTCTGCCGCCAGCACCAGGTCGATCAAGTCGGCCTGGCTCAGCATCGGCGGAGGCGCCGCAGGGGCCGTCGGGGCCGATGCCGACGTCGCCGCAGGAGCTGCTGCCGGGACGAGCGCCGAAGGTCCTGCCGGTGCCGCCGGCGCCACCGGCGCTGCGGACGCCGGCAGTGGCGTGCGCTGAGCGTGGTGTTCCTCGCGCGCGGCCGCCAGGCCCGGCGCTGCGGCGGTCGTAACTTCCCGCCGTGCGGGCGTGGCCTCCTGCAGCGCCGGCGCAGCCGGCGCGGGCACGCGGACGACCCGCACCACGGTACGCTCGACCACCCGATCGGCCGGCTGCACAACGTCCACGAGGTGCAGCGTCGTCTGCGCCGGCCGCGGCAGCCTGAGCGCCGGGAGCGGCACCTCGGCACGCGGGCGGGCCGTCGCGGCCAGCCCACCCAGCAGCACCGCGGCTCCCGCAGCCAGCACCGCGCCCACGCTCGCCGCCAGCAGCAGCCCGCCGTCTCCCGCCTGCCGGCGCGGCAGCACCTCGGCGAGCCCCACCTCGGTGGCGCGGCGGACCTCCGCTTCCGCGAGCAGCAGCGCCAGCAGCCCTCGTCGCGGATCGCCCTGCTCCACCCCCTGGCGCGCGCGCGCCAGCCAGTCGGCGGCGGACGCGATGCGCACGGCCTGTGCGGCGCGTCGATCGTCCATGCCCATCCCCCCGGGACGCACCCGTCTTCCCTTTCTAGTATCCGGGGACGCGCTGCTGCCGGTGCACGCCGTGCAGGCCCAGCAGGGCGCGCAGCCGCCCGACCGCCTGCTTCTGCAACCGGTAGAAGTGCGACAGGCTGATGTCCAGGTCGCGGGCGAGCTGCCGCGGTTCCCCAGCACCGACCACGGCGGCCAGCACGAGCCGCTCACGCGGTGGCAACTGGGCCAGCACCCGCGCCGCCGCCTGCGCCAGCGCGCGATCCTCGACGTCCTCCAGCGCCGACGTGGCGGCCGGATCGACCAGGCGCCACAGCGCTGCCACGTCCTCCCCTGCGAGCTGGTCGAGGGAGAGGACCGGCCGCGCGCGGTCCAGCGCGTTCAACGCGCGTCCCCGGATCCGGTACGCGGCGAACGTGGGGAACCGCACGCCCCGCTCCGGGTCGAAGCGCTCCACCGCCTCGATCAGTCCCACCAGCCCTTCCTGGATCAGGTCCATCACCAGGGGCTCGGGCGGCCGCAGGCGCATGACGATCTTGAAGACCAGGGGTTGGTAGGCCTCGATGAGGCGCTGGCGCGCGGCGCGCTCGCCCCGGCGACGATAGGCATGCCATAGGGCGGCCTCCTCGGCCGGCGCCAGCAACGCCACGTGTTGCAGCTCGTGCAGGTAGTCGGCCAGCATGCGTGCACCGTCCGGCCATCCTGCCGGTCGGAAGAGGTTTCGGTCCGCTGCTGCGAACTCCTGGTCGGACCGTCAGAACCGCACAGTGTACCACAGCAGCGCTTCGCGGCTCCCGTCGGAGCCGAGCCGCGTGGTCACCCGCCATCCGGGCGCGAACCGGTACTCCAGCCCCCAGAGGTAGCGCGTCTGCTCCGCAAACGTCGCTTCCAGGGTCACGTACCATCGGCCCGCCAGCAGCTTGCCGGCCCGCAGGGCCAGCGGGCCCTGGAAGTCGTACTCCAGCGACAGCTCGCTCAAGCCCAGCGCGCGGCCCACCGGGCCGGTGGCACCGCCGAACAGACGGCGGCTGATGGCCGCCCGCAGCGCGCCCTCCAGATCGCCTTCCAGCAGGCGCGCCATGCCGGCCTGGCGTCCCAGCAGGGCCACGATCTCCTGCCGGGACATCTCCGGATCGGAGCGCAGATCCAGCGTCAGCCCCTCTGGCGGCACACCGCGCACCGCCAGCGTCACGTGGGTCGCGCCGATCTGCGTCTCGGCCGTGGCCGTCACGTGCGGCAGAAGGCCCAGGTGCGGCTGGAACACCGCCGTGGCCTCGATCAGGTCGAACGTCGTGCCCAGGGCGACCAGCTTGCCCTCCCGGGCGCCGATCGTGCCGTCGAGGGTAGGAGCGCGCAGGGTGCCGCCAAGCAGCACGGCACCACCGGGCTGCAGATCGAACCGCAACCCCCCGGCCTGTACGGCCAGGTCGCGGCCGACCTCGAGCCGCACCGCCCGAAACACCAGGGGCGCGGCCGCCG is a window encoding:
- a CDS encoding BamA/TamA family outer membrane protein; the protein is MVRGLEHVPLSVVMDSIGVRVGELLSDERLRADVAALVATGWFADANVRVEPAADGVRVAFLVVENPVVESVTIEGHTVVPTPELLRALDVPTGQVLNIVRLRDGARRIERLYEERGYVLARVADIDVAGNGAGRLRLRIAEGKVEAIEYKGLVKTQRFVVERGALVRPGVVFNVNDLNKDLQRLFNLELFESVQARPRPGSTPDAVVVEIEVKEQRTQQARFGVGYSDRTGIVGLVEYSEKNWKGRNQSVTLRLERGLGERNVPLTSPAGTNFALIFREPHLDARPTSMEVALYQASTIELEYSGTSIFSRFQLDRLGSSLTFTRPVDPQTLLTLRLRSEKVDITPLPKQATDTCPPDPCTPPSLLTPGRTIALALSGARDRRDNRLNPTRGDRLALTLELGIPALGGDFGFGKYTAEYTRYFRLGPGVLVGRALGGWSHGTLPLQEQFLLGGPSTLRAFGYGQFRGDSQALVNLEYRLPLGTFLRQLREFTGALYVDAGAAPAAAGAGGVGYGAAVMVNTAVGPIRIDYAVNTQGGRQTWLTIGAPF
- a CDS encoding sigma-70 family RNA polymerase sigma factor, which gives rise to MLADYLHELQHVALLAPAEEAALWHAYRRRGERAARQRLIEAYQPLVFKIVMRLRPPEPLVMDLIQEGLVGLIEAVERFDPERGVRFPTFAAYRIRGRALNALDRARPVLSLDQLAGEDVAALWRLVDPAATSALEDVEDRALAQAAARVLAQLPPRERLVLAAVVGAGEPRQLARDLDISLSHFYRLQKQAVGRLRALLGLHGVHRQQRVPGY